The Limnospira fusiformis SAG 85.79 genomic interval ATAAATTTCCAAGGTTTTGAATTTTAAAAGTATGTTAAGAATTGTTAAAATTTTATTGAGAATATCTCTCAAACACTTGACGAATTTATAGGGGTTTTGGTATGCTATAAATAATCGCATCCAAGGGCTTCTTGTGTTTTTACGCCAAAAAAGAGGCTACAACCCTTATTATATCGCGGATTATCAATATTCTCTGGCTAAAACTTAAAATCACGATGCACGAGTTTTGGGGCTAAAATGGACGGCTCAAAATCTGGCTATTGACAAAAACGCCATTTTGTGCGTTATGGCTCATCTGGCGGTTAGGGGCATAAAAAACTAAGTAATTTTCCCCATATCAATGAATGGAAAATAAATGATGATTTAGTATTGACAAACCCTGGAACTTGACCTATTATAGAAGCATGGGAATCTGTGGCGACATATATATAGGATTATCCCCAAAAGTATCGACCACTAGGCGGGAAGATAACAGAAGCAAAAGCCATACAATAAAAAGCGATGATTCCAAAACTGTTAGTCACAGGTGCGAGCGGTTTCTTGGGTTGGAATATATGCCAGGTAGCCAAATCTGAATGGGAGGTTTACGGAACGTATAATTCCAGTCCGGTGACAGATAGTGGTGTCAAATTTATCAAAACTGATTTGACGGTATTAGGAGACTTAAAGCAGGTATGGGAAGAAATAAAACCTGATGCGGTCATTCATGCAGCGGCGGCTTCAAAACCGAATTTTTGCGAAGAGAACCCGGATATATCTCATAAAATTAACGTGGTGGCGGCTGGGGATATGGCGAGTTTGTGCGGCGCGGCGGGAATTCCTTATGTGTTTACTTCGACTGACCTAGTATTTGATGGTTTAAACCCTCCGTATCGAGAAACTGATCTAGTTTGTCCGATTAACACTTATGGGGGACAGAAAGTGAAAGCGGAAGGGGAAATATTAGCCAGATATCCGAAAGCTGCTATCTGTCGAATGCCTTTAATGTATGGGATAGCCTCGCCTCATGGGGGTAGTTTTATCCAGGGATTTATCAAAACGCTAAAATCGGGAAATTGCCTCAACCTGTTTGAGGATGAATTTC includes:
- a CDS encoding SDR family oxidoreductase; this translates as MIPKLLVTGASGFLGWNICQVAKSEWEVYGTYNSSPVTDSGVKFIKTDLTVLGDLKQVWEEIKPDAVIHAAAASKPNFCEENPDISHKINVVAAGDMASLCGAAGIPYVFTSTDLVFDGLNPPYRETDLVCPINTYGGQKVKAEGEILARYPKAAICRMPLMYGIASPHGGSFIQGFIKTLKSGNCLNLFEDEFRTPVSGTTAARGLLLAIEKKVNGILHLGGKQRISRYEFGLLMAQVLDLPADRITPGKQQDVKSIAPRSPDTSLDSSQAFDLGYEPPSIMEELAALRGLV